TGCTGACACGCGAGGAGGGAAAAACTCTAACTGAGTCGAACGGAGAAATCCAGCGAGCTATCAACGTCGTAGAATTCTACGCTGGCGAAGGGCGCCGCCTACTCGGCGAGACTATCCCCTCTGAGCTGCCGAATAATTTTTGTTATACGGTCAGAGAACCGATTGGCCCTCTCGCTTTAATTACTCCTTGGAATTTTCCGGTGGCCATTCCGATCTGGAAGTTGGCACCCGCTATCGGCTGCGGGAATACGGTGGTCTTGAAGCCGGCCTCACTCACTCCGCTATCGGCTGGACTTATTGCAGATATTTTTTCTGAGTGCGACGCGCCTCCCGGCCTGATAAACGTGATTTACGGAAGAGGCCGAGAGGTAGGCGAGGCCCTACTCAACCATCCTGCGATCAAGGGAGTGTCCTTTACCGGTTCTAATGAGATCGGAACCAAGCTCTATAGCACAAGCGCTGTGAACGGAATTAAATGCCAGTGCGAAATGGGTGGTAAGAATCCGATCGTCATTCTTGATGATGCTGATCTCGAGTTGGCAACCAGCAGTGCTGTCCAGGGCGCCTACGGTTCAACTGGACAGCGCTGCACAGCGACCAGTCGCGCAATCGTGGTTGACTCAGTCGCTGACCATTTCATTGAGCAGCTTGAAGCTCGTGTTAATGCGCTCGTCGTTGGAAACGGACTCGACCCAGTGACCGATGTCGGTCCCTCGGTCGACCAGACCCAGCTAGACACAGTGCTTAACTACATTGGCATTGGACAGGATGAAGGTGCGAAACTTATTACAGGTGGCTTACGGCTTGCCGATGACGCTCACGATTGTGGTTATTTTGTTCAGCCCACGATTTTCGATCGAGTCACGTCCAATATGCGAATCGCCCAAGAAGAGATTTTCGGCCCAGTACTTTCCGTTTTACGCGTGCCTGACGCTGCATCCGCCCTAGTAGCGGCTAACGCCGTTCGGTATGGCCTCGCCGCCGCGATTTACACACAAGACGTCTCAAGAGCCTTCAAACTTGTCGACCAACTTGAAGCAGGCATCATTCATGTAAACTCCCCCACAGTCGGAGGGGAAGCACACATCCCATTTGGCGGCATGAAAGACACTGGCGTGGGCCTCAGAGAAATGGGCCGCGAGGCAATCAACTTCTTCACTGAGCTCAAGGTTGTCTACCTTGATTACACAGGTTCCGCTAGGAAAAGCAACCTCTACTAAAAGGCCAAGGTCTTTGGTCTCGGGAAAACAGTCTTCAACCTGCTTACCCACCGAGCGCTTCCATCACGATTTTTACGCCAGCACTCGCACCGATTCGAGTAGCACCCGCACGAGTCAGCGCTTTAAACGTCTCGAAGTCTCTTACCCCGCCTGCAGCCTTGACCCCAAGTGCATCACCAACGATAGCTCGCATGAGCGACACGTCGGCGATCGTTGCTCCGCCAGGCCCAAACCCAGTCGAGGTCTTCACAAAATCGGCTTTGGCCGCTTTGGCCAACTCACATGCAAGACGCTTCTCATTATCTGTCAACAACGCTGTTTCAATAATCACCTTACTTTGCGCATCACTATGGCGACAAAGCTCAACGACAGCCTCGATGTCGCGCTGGACTAATATACGATCTCCACTCTTCAGAGCACCCACATTGATCACCATGTCGATTTCTGAAGCTCCGTCGCCCAACGCGCGCTGAGCCTCATAACCCTTAACCTCAGGCGGGGTGGCGCCAAAAGGAAATCCCACGACGGAACACACGTTGATCGGTGTATCACCTAAGCGCCGGTGAGCGCGGACCACCCATGTTGGGTTCAGACATACAGCAGCAAAGCCATATTGCGCGGCTTCGTCGCACAAGGCGTCGATGTCGTGGTCCGTGGCGTCTGGCTTCAGCAGGGTATGATCGATTAGGCTCGCAACTTCCATTGGCACTCCCCCAGTCGCATGTAACCCAACTCGTGATGCTCCAGCCTCGATCACGCCACGTAGCCGTTCCGGACAACACTCTAGTGGCACATCGTGACAGTCGCAGCGCCTTACGGTAACCCCTTGCTTGGAGTATTTCATCGTTTCCTAACCGGAAAATTGTGATTACACTTTTATCTCTAAACGAAACAATCTCACCCTGAATATGGTAATCTTCGGCTTCGCTGGCTGATGCTATGAGTTCGCCACTCTCCAACAAACCCCTGTTTACCGCAGACCAGATCCATAAACGCGTTTGCGAACTCGCGCGCGATATTGACGCGGATCACAGGTATGACGAACCCTTGCACGTCGTCGTTACAATGAAAGGCAGCTTTATCTTCGCCGCCGACCTTATCAGAGCGATGCGTACACCAGTAACACTCGACTTCATTACTGTCCGGTCATACGCTGGTGGCGTAACTTCTGGCGAAATACAACTATTAAAAGACCTCGACTCTTCCATCGAGGGACGGCACGTTTTGATCGTCGAGGACATCGTTGACACGGGACGTACGCTGGACTATCTACAACACTTACTCCGAGCGAGAGCACCGAAAAGCCTCCGCACGGTATGCTTAACAAGGAAGCCGTCAAGGCGAGCGGTCAACTTGGCCGTCGAGTACGTCGGGTTCGAAATTGGCAATCACTTCGTCGTCGGCTACGGACTTGATCACAGCGAACAGCATAGACACTTAGACCACATCACCACCCTTGAAGAACCTAGTGCACCGCGTCGCTGACCTTCATCGCTAGCTGCCGAGCCTCTTCCAGAATCATTGTTTCGTCCAACGAATATACATGGCCGTCGCGCATCAGGATACGACCATGGACGATTGTCATCCTCACATCGTCGCCCCGAGTTGTGTAGACCAGATGTGACACTGGGTCGTAGAGTGGCGTTTGGCGGGGGGCTGCCATTGAGACAACCACAAGATCGGCGCGCTTACCTGGTTCAAGAGAGCCTACCTCATCACCCAGACCAATCCCGCGAGCACCGCCAATTGTCGCCATCGCCAGGGAGGCCTTAGCGCTAACCGCCCGGGAATCGCGCTCGTGCAGCTTATGCAGGAGGGACGCAAACCGCATCGATTCGAACATATCGAGATCGTTATTACTAGCTGCACCGTCCGTACCTAATCCAAGATCAACACCAGCCGCGAGATACCTGCTGACCGGTGCGACTCCACTGGCGAGCTTCATGTTACTTTCCGGATTGTGAGAGACCCCTACCCCATGACGCTTTAAGATCTCGATGTCTGCTTCCGACACCCACACACCGTGGGCAGCGACCACTGTTGGGCCCAAGAAGCCAATGGATTCCAGATACCCAGTTGGTGTTTGGCCATACTGCTCCCGGGCAATATTGAGCTCATTCTCAGTCTCGGCAAGATGAATTAGGATCGGCACTTCGTAGCGTAGCGCCAGATTCCGCGCAGCCATTAAGGCACTCTCATCAAGGGTGTACATGGCGTGTGGGGCAACAGCTGGATTGATAAGCTCATGCCCTCTCCACGCCTGGATGAATGCCTCGGCTCGGGTCAGCGCCTCATCCGGAGCAGCCGCATCTGGAGAAGGAAACCCTATGACCGCCTGTCCCAAGACCGCTCGTAGGCCAGACTCCGCCACTACTTCGGCAATCACCTCCTCAAAGTAGTAACTATCGACGAAGGTTGTCGTACCCGACCGAATCATCTCGAGGGCAGCCAGTGCCGTTCCCACCCGTACAAACTCTGGTGTTACGGTTTTCGCCTCAGCCGGAAAGATATACTGCTCGAGCCACTCCATCAGGGCTAAGTCATCAGCAAGCCCCCTGAACATCACCATCGGTGCGTGAGTATGCGTGTTAACTAGGCCTGGCATGACGATTTGACCAGACGTATCTACAATCTCGATGGCGTTAACTGCTGATGCCACCTCCGCCGAAGAACCCACTGACACTATGACAGAACCGTCAATGGCCACAGCGCCATCGGAAATTACACGGCCTAGGGAATCCACAGTAACAACCGTGCCACCAGTGAGAAGCAAGTCGACCTCGCGTGGGAGGCCGCTCGATTGAACTAACACCGTCGTACTAAACAGAAGCCACCAGGTTGTGACACAGCAAATCCAACTTCGTTTTACCATCATATTTCCCGCATCTTACTCGAAATAACAGTCCCCTCGGTAAGTACGACATTGCGTTATAGTGACCTTATGCCAGCACACATCGTGGTTCACCCCGTCGTACAGGACGCCCTAACCGTGCTTCGCCTTAACACAACCAACGCCGCTGAATTTAGAAGAAACGCAGCCCGCCTCACCATGGCGTTAGCTGTCGAAGCAACGAAGGCACTGCCACTGCAGAACACCACGGTCGAGACAGGGCTCGGAAAAGCATCGGCACAGCGGATCGACGACGAGATCGTGGTCGTGCCAGTCTTACGGGCAGGACTCAGCATGCTAGAACCCATCCTCACGCTACTTCCGACTGCCCGCGTTGGTTACATCGGACTGGAGCGAGATGAACAAACAGCGATTGCTTCAAGCTACTATTCCAAATTACCCGATCAAATTGCCTCCGCCCACATTCTACTCGTCGATCCAATGTTGGCCACTGGAGGTAGTGCAGTTGCAGCGCTCGATCTTCTTAGCGACTTGGGCGGGTCACATGCAGTTTTGCTCTCCATTGTGGCAACTGATCAGGGTATCCGTGCTGTTGAAAACCACCATTCCCAAACCACTATTTACACGGCAGCTGTTGACCCAACACTAAACGAACAGAAGTTTATTGTGCCAGGACTCGGCGATTTCGGTGATCGACTATACGGAACAGACTGATTACCAATAAAACAAACAAGTGGTGGGCGCTAGTGGATTCGAACCACTGACCCCCGCCGTGTGAAGGCGATGCTCTACCACTGAGCCAAGCGCCCACTCGCCCGATCAGTCTACCGAATTTACACCACTTCAGCTAGCAACGATGCTTGTGGACAAACACATCGTCGCCATTAGGACTCTGTCACTTGATCGATCAGGATAGAAAGCATCTCAGCAAAATCACTGTCGGCGGTTGAGTAGGCCTCGTTGTACGAAGTCTCTGACAGTTGCTGTCCGGCCCAATCACTATTAAACAACAACACTTGATTCGCACGGGTAAAGCGATCAGCAATCCCATCGACAGGCACTCTTGCTAACCCATTAGCGCCGTAGTCATCAACAAATAATCGCGTCTCTGGCGGAGACGAACTGTTTAGGTCTACATAAACATCACGGTAATTTCCTGCAACGATCTTGACATCAAGCAATTGCGGCGCCGAATAGTCTCCTGCAATGACCAACAATTGCCTTCCAGAAAAATAAAGTGCAGCTACGTAACGATTCTCGACGTCAGAGTATCCAGCTGCAACAGCTGTGAGCTCAGCGTCGTCCATCAGTTTTCCCAACTCCTCCGCAAGCGCCGAGGATGTAGACGTTGACTGTGCGCTTGTTATTACCGAAAGCAAAGCAATCATCGCAATCACGAATACCCCGTTCAAATGCCGAAGCCAACCAGTTCTCATAGATTGCACTCCCATTATCAGTTTCACCTAAGGCCAATCACAATCCAAGCCCATGCGTACGCAGCTTCTTGAGTGAGTCCCGTAGCTGAGCTGCAAACTCAAACTCAAGATTGGCCGCAGCATGCCGCATCTGATCTTGCAGTTCCTTAATGCGTGCATCCAATTCTGCCTGAGTCCGAAACGACTCCTGCTCTTCACCCTGATCCGTCACAGTTAAATAATCTCGTTCATAAACGCTTGATAGCACTTCATCAATGGCCTTCACGATCGATGTTGGCGTGATGTCGTGAGCTTCATTATACGCCTGCTGGATCGTGCGACGGCGTTCAGTTTCATTAATAGCTGTCCGCATCGAGTCAGTTACGGTATCTGCATACATGATGACCCGCCCATGCACATTTCGTGCAGCACGCCCAGAGGTTTGAATTAGTGAACCCGCGGATCTCAAGAATCCTTCTTTGTCCGCGTCGAGGATGGCCACCAGCGATACCTCGGGCAAGTCGAGACCCTCTCGCAGAAGATTGATACCAACTAGAACATCGAACTCTCCCCGTCGCAAATTTCGTAAGATTTCAACGCGTTCCAGTGTGTCAATATCCGAATGTAAATACCGAACGCGAACACCAAGCTCCTGATAGTACTGTGCTAAGTCCTCAGCCATCCGCTTCGTTAAGGTTGTAACCAGTGTACGCTCCTTACGCTCAGCTCCCAAGCGCACCTCATGAAGCAAATCGTCTACCTGACCACTAACTGGACGAAGTTCAACCACAGGATCCAGAAGACCGGTTGGTCGAATGATTTGTTCAACAATCGCGCCGCCCGTAGCCTGCAACTCATACTTTCCTGGCGTTGCAGAAACAAAGACGGCTTGATCAACTCGACCCTCCCACTCATCAAAATTAAGGGGACGATTGTCGAGGGCTGATGGCAACCTAAATCCATACTCTACGAGAACCTCTTTACGTGAGCGATCTCCCTGATACATGCCACGGATCTGGGGTACCGTTTGGTGACTTTCATCCACAATTATCAACGCATCGTTGGGAAGATAGTCAAGCAAGGTCGGCGGTGGCTCGCCAGCCGCTCGCCCAGAAAGGTGTCGTGAGTAATTTTCGATGCCGTGACAGTAACCGATCTCCCGCATCATCTCGAGATCGAACAACGTGCGCTGACGCAGACGGTCAGCTTCAGCAAGTTTGTTCTTTGCCCTCAGCTTCGGTTCCCACTCGTCTAGCTCATTTCTAATCGTCTCAATCGCCTCCCGTGTTCGCTCTTTTGGAAGAACAAAATGAGACCTTGGGTAGATCGTCATCTTGTCGTGCGTCCGCTTCGATTTACCATTTACAGGGTCAAAGCTTGCCAGCTCGTCAACTT
This genomic window from Vicinamibacterales bacterium contains:
- a CDS encoding aldehyde dehydrogenase family protein, giving the protein MRTLNNFIDGQWREPSGATYLPDINPADTKEVVAESPSSTAAEATMAVEAAERAYPDWRATPAPQRGQLLYRVQRRMEVRRHELAEVLTREEGKTLTESNGEIQRAINVVEFYAGEGRRLLGETIPSELPNNFCYTVREPIGPLALITPWNFPVAIPIWKLAPAIGCGNTVVLKPASLTPLSAGLIADIFSECDAPPGLINVIYGRGREVGEALLNHPAIKGVSFTGSNEIGTKLYSTSAVNGIKCQCEMGGKNPIVILDDADLELATSSAVQGAYGSTGQRCTATSRAIVVDSVADHFIEQLEARVNALVVGNGLDPVTDVGPSVDQTQLDTVLNYIGIGQDEGAKLITGGLRLADDAHDCGYFVQPTIFDRVTSNMRIAQEEIFGPVLSVLRVPDAASALVAANAVRYGLAAAIYTQDVSRAFKLVDQLEAGIIHVNSPTVGGEAHIPFGGMKDTGVGLREMGREAINFFTELKVVYLDYTGSARKSNLY
- the deoC gene encoding deoxyribose-phosphate aldolase — its product is MKYSKQGVTVRRCDCHDVPLECCPERLRGVIEAGASRVGLHATGGVPMEVASLIDHTLLKPDATDHDIDALCDEAAQYGFAAVCLNPTWVVRAHRRLGDTPINVCSVVGFPFGATPPEVKGYEAQRALGDGASEIDMVINVGALKSGDRILVQRDIEAVVELCRHSDAQSKVIIETALLTDNEKRLACELAKAAKADFVKTSTGFGPGGATIADVSLMRAIVGDALGVKAAGGVRDFETFKALTRAGATRIGASAGVKIVMEALGG
- the hpt gene encoding hypoxanthine phosphoribosyltransferase — its product is MSSPLSNKPLFTADQIHKRVCELARDIDADHRYDEPLHVVVTMKGSFIFAADLIRAMRTPVTLDFITVRSYAGGVTSGEIQLLKDLDSSIEGRHVLIVEDIVDTGRTLDYLQHLLRARAPKSLRTVCLTRKPSRRAVNLAVEYVGFEIGNHFVVGYGLDHSEQHRHLDHITTLEEPSAPRR
- a CDS encoding amidohydrolase; its protein translation is MMVKRSWICCVTTWWLLFSTTVLVQSSGLPREVDLLLTGGTVVTVDSLGRVISDGAVAIDGSVIVSVGSSAEVASAVNAIEIVDTSGQIVMPGLVNTHTHAPMVMFRGLADDLALMEWLEQYIFPAEAKTVTPEFVRVGTALAALEMIRSGTTTFVDSYYFEEVIAEVVAESGLRAVLGQAVIGFPSPDAAAPDEALTRAEAFIQAWRGHELINPAVAPHAMYTLDESALMAARNLALRYEVPILIHLAETENELNIAREQYGQTPTGYLESIGFLGPTVVAAHGVWVSEADIEILKRHGVGVSHNPESNMKLASGVAPVSRYLAAGVDLGLGTDGAASNNDLDMFESMRFASLLHKLHERDSRAVSAKASLAMATIGGARGIGLGDEVGSLEPGKRADLVVVSMAAPRQTPLYDPVSHLVYTTRGDDVRMTIVHGRILMRDGHVYSLDETMILEEARQLAMKVSDAVH
- the upp gene encoding uracil phosphoribosyltransferase — its product is MPAHIVVHPVVQDALTVLRLNTTNAAEFRRNAARLTMALAVEATKALPLQNTTVETGLGKASAQRIDDEIVVVPVLRAGLSMLEPILTLLPTARVGYIGLERDEQTAIASSYYSKLPDQIASAHILLVDPMLATGGSAVAALDLLSDLGGSHAVLLSIVATDQGIRAVENHHSQTTIYTAAVDPTLNEQKFIVPGLGDFGDRLYGTD
- the uvrB gene encoding excinuclease ABC subunit UvrB, with translation MSNTFRLVSEFEVRGDQSRAIDELTTGLNRGDRRQVLLGVTGSGKTFTMAHCIAQINRPTLVMAHNKTLAWQLYQEFRRFFPENAVEYFVSYYDYYQPEAYLPATDSYIEKEATINDEIDRMRLSATRSLFERRDVIIVASVSCIYGLGSPEAYYDMLLSLQRGQCIERDWILRKLVEIQYERNDTEFQRGTFRVRGDIVEVFPSYDDEAVRISLFGDEVDELASFDPVNGKSKRTHDKMTIYPRSHFVLPKERTREAIETIRNELDEWEPKLRAKNKLAEADRLRQRTLFDLEMMREIGYCHGIENYSRHLSGRAAGEPPPTLLDYLPNDALIIVDESHQTVPQIRGMYQGDRSRKEVLVEYGFRLPSALDNRPLNFDEWEGRVDQAVFVSATPGKYELQATGGAIVEQIIRPTGLLDPVVELRPVSGQVDDLLHEVRLGAERKERTLVTTLTKRMAEDLAQYYQELGVRVRYLHSDIDTLERVEILRNLRRGEFDVLVGINLLREGLDLPEVSLVAILDADKEGFLRSAGSLIQTSGRAARNVHGRVIMYADTVTDSMRTAINETERRRTIQQAYNEAHDITPTSIVKAIDEVLSSVYERDYLTVTDQGEEQESFRTQAELDARIKELQDQMRHAAANLEFEFAAQLRDSLKKLRTHGLGL